Part of the Chloroflexota bacterium genome is shown below.
ATCGCTCACCGCCCACGACATAGAAGATACCATTCGACAGAAAGGGCGTTCTGAATGAGTTTGCTACCCGCCGCCATCGACGATAACGAACTATCTCCTGCCCGCAAAACCTTGCTTGATCGCATCCATTTGGTGTGGATATTTGTCAATGGCTCAACTGCATTAAGCTTGTTTTTCCTCTTTCTCTTCAATTTCTTTAGCGGCAACAGTGCTTGGGTCCAAATGTTGATCTTATCGATCTCGTCGATTGGCTCAACTGGGATTTTGTGGTACACCAATAGCAAGCCAGTTCAATGGCGCTTATGGGCAGCCTTGATTAGCTCGATGGTCGCATTAATTGAAATTGCCCTTTTCTTCCAAAATGGCTATTTGATTGCGATTTCAATCACCAGTGTGGTCAGTATCTATGCAGTTACCGCTGATCGCCACGAATTAATCACTTGGTCGGCAGTGATTGGCGTGACCTTTACAATTATTTTTGCGGTTTTGAATGGGGTTGAACAAACTCCGCCAAAATGGCTGAATGATTTACACCTCAACTTGCTGATTTCAAAAGTGCTGGTGCCAGCCTTTATTGGCGGCGGGATTGTGATGATTGCCTTGTTGCTGCTTGGTTTGAGCAACACGCTGCGTCAATCGCTCAACGAGGCCAATGAACGACGGCGGGTGGCTGAAGAAGCTCAAGCCTCTCAAGCTAAAACTTTGGCGCAGGTTGAACGTCAAGCAGCTGAGCAAGCTCGTTTGCTCGAATTGGTGCGCGACCTCGAAACGCCAGTTATTCCAGTACTCGATGGTGTGTTGGTACTGCCAATCGTCGGTCACCTCGAAAGCAAACGGCTGGAAAACTTGACCGAATTGCTGCTCAATCGAGTTTCGCAAGAGCGTGCCCACACGGTGTTGCTCGATATCACGGCGGTGTCAGTGGTTGATACGGCTACTGCTCAGCACCTAATTCAGCTAGCCCGCGCAATTCGTTTGCTTGGCGCTGAATGTGTGATTACCGGGATTCGCGCTCATGTTGCGAGCACCTTGGTCGCGCTGGGAATTACCTGGGAAGGCCTACGCACTGCTGGCTCGTTGCGCGATGGTATTGCCAAAATTATCGCTGAAAAGAATATTGCAATTTAGGAATTTGGCTTGTGGTTTTTGATGATACTGATTTAACACCCAACCGCATTGAAATGGCTCGTCGCGCTGCGACGGGTCATTTTATTGATCTGACCAGTAGTAACCCAACGCAGCAAGGTTTGCTTTTTCCGCCCGATGTGCTGGAGCAAGCCGCCCAAAAATATTGGTCACAACGGCGCTATGATCCAAATCCACATGGTTTGGAGCCAACTCGTCAGGCAATTATTGATTATTATGCTCAGCGCAGGCCAGCTTTGGCATTAACGCTTGATGATATTTTTATTACTGCCAGTACCAGCGAGGCCTATAGCTTATTGTTCTCGTTGCTCACTGCGCCAGGCGATAATATTCTTGGGCCAAATGTGACCTACCCATTGTTTGAATATTTGGCTGATTTGCACCACGTTGAGTTGCGTACCTACGAGCTTGATCCTGCCAATAATTGGGCGATCGATCAGGCTTCGTTGCTGGCTGCCGCCGATCAGAACACGCGGGCGGTTTTATTAATTTCACCGCATAATCCAACTGGGGCAATTATTAGCGAGCCAATCGCCGCATTAAATCAACTGGGAATTCCATTGATTTGCGATGAAGTGTTTGCGCCGTTTGCGTTGGCCAAATCGCATGTGCCAGCATTAGGCGGGCTGCATCCCGACATACCCGTATTTCAATTGAATGGCATTTCTAAGCTCTTAGCCTTGCCCGACCTCAAACTAGGCTGGATTGCGCTGAATCAGGCGGCTCAAGGCTATGCAGAGCGCCTAGAATTGATCAACGATACCTTTCTGAGTTGTAGCACATTGATTCAGACGATGCTGCCCGATTTGTTGCATGCTGCGCCGCCGTTTATTGATCAGATGCTTGAGCGAGTGCGAGCTAATATTGCCTATGCCCGTGAGCATTTGGCCCAGCATCCACGCTTGATCTGGAGCGAGCCAGATGGCGGCTATTATTTGTTTTTGCAGGTGCGCGATGAATTCGATGATGAAGCCTTGGTCGTGCGTTTGATCGAGCAAGGGGTGTTGGTGCATCCAGGCTTCTTTTTCGATTGGATCGATGATTGTCGGCTTATGCTCTCGGCCTTGACTGAACCGCACCAATGGCAAGCAGGTATCCAAAAATTGGCTCAGATTCTTACAATTTGACAAGCAATCAATCTTCGGCTATAATCACCTGCGCTGTCGGAATACGGCAGGTTTACAAAAAAAGCGGGTAGGTACCAGAGTGGCCAAATGGGGCGGACTGTAAATCCGCTGGCTTACGCCTACGGGGGTTCGAATCCCTCCCTGCCCACCAATTTGTTTTCCATGTCACAGACAATGCCCTTGTAGCTCAG
Proteins encoded:
- a CDS encoding STAS domain-containing protein codes for the protein MSLLPAAIDDNELSPARKTLLDRIHLVWIFVNGSTALSLFFLFLFNFFSGNSAWVQMLILSISSIGSTGILWYTNSKPVQWRLWAALISSMVALIEIALFFQNGYLIAISITSVVSIYAVTADRHELITWSAVIGVTFTIIFAVLNGVEQTPPKWLNDLHLNLLISKVLVPAFIGGGIVMIALLLLGLSNTLRQSLNEANERRRVAEEAQASQAKTLAQVERQAAEQARLLELVRDLETPVIPVLDGVLVLPIVGHLESKRLENLTELLLNRVSQERAHTVLLDITAVSVVDTATAQHLIQLARAIRLLGAECVITGIRAHVASTLVALGITWEGLRTAGSLRDGIAKIIAEKNIAI
- a CDS encoding pyridoxal phosphate-dependent aminotransferase, producing the protein MVFDDTDLTPNRIEMARRAATGHFIDLTSSNPTQQGLLFPPDVLEQAAQKYWSQRRYDPNPHGLEPTRQAIIDYYAQRRPALALTLDDIFITASTSEAYSLLFSLLTAPGDNILGPNVTYPLFEYLADLHHVELRTYELDPANNWAIDQASLLAAADQNTRAVLLISPHNPTGAIISEPIAALNQLGIPLICDEVFAPFALAKSHVPALGGLHPDIPVFQLNGISKLLALPDLKLGWIALNQAAQGYAERLELINDTFLSCSTLIQTMLPDLLHAAPPFIDQMLERVRANIAYAREHLAQHPRLIWSEPDGGYYLFLQVRDEFDDEALVVRLIEQGVLVHPGFFFDWIDDCRLMLSALTEPHQWQAGIQKLAQILTI